The Pseudanabaena sp. PCC 6802 genomic interval TTTGCAGAAAAATATGATGCCCCTAGAGAATTGAATGAAAAATTTGAGTCATTTCCACTAATTTTAGCAGAAACAGAAGACGGTGAATGGATTGGCATTACCCCAGAAGTCGATAACGAAGTCTGCCTGTACAGACTCCAAGAAAAGGGGGTTAACAAACCAGGATTTGGCATTACAAATATACCAGTTCCATAACTGTCACAGGAGTGCAATGCCCTTACTCCTGAGCTGATTATAATCGCTATATAGATCGAGATGTATAGCTATAGCCAACAGGCTTAGGACGGGGTGCAGGGGTGGAACCCCTGCGTGGGGGCTGCGCCCCCACCTGTCCTAACAGATCTGTCTATGGCTATAAAAAGGTCAGTAATAAAGCTACTCAAGGAGAAATCATTATGCTCTTCGGTAAAAGCAAACAATTAAATATCGATTTCCTCAGCACTCTCAAAGGAGCGGTTACACTGCTGCGCGATCCCAGTCAGACCGAATCTGTTTATGATGTCGAAGATGGATTGCGTTACTCGAAAGCAACGCAATTAGCAGTCGATTACGTGAAATCCAAACCTGGAGTTGCTGAGCTAATCGCAGAGCGATACACACCACCTAAAGTAGATATTGAAGCTCTATCAAAGCTCCCACAAGATTCCCTCGGTTATGCCTATGCTGCGTATATTAAAGAATCTGGCTTCGATCCAAATTTCTATCGTCAGATTGAAGTGGAAGATGATATTAGCTACGTGCTGCTGAGAATGCGTCAAACCCACGATCTTTGGCATATTGTGGCAGGATTTACCACTGATGTTCCTGGCGAATTGGGCTTGAAATCATTTGAGCTGGCTCAAACGCGACGCACGATGGCAGTAGTACTGCTGGCAGGCGGCATTCTAAGCACGTTGTTTAAAGCGCCAGAAAGCCTGGAGTATTTACTAGATCGTATTGCTGCTGGATATCGCATGGGTGCTAAGGCAAAGCCATTCCTCGCTCAAAAATGGGAAGATGATTGGGAAAAACCTCTAGAGGCATGGCGAACTGAGCTAGGTGTCGAGGCGATGCCAGCTTATGTTGCTTAAACCGATTGCTGGAGTTGCTTCCGAGTTGCGTGGCAAGTCATCTGTAATGGTTGCGATACCACATTGGTCGTCGTTCTATCCAGGTTTTAAAGCTCGTACAGTTGATAATCGCTTGTATGGTGTTGCGATCGCGGTAAACTTAAGTTGTACGATCCTGGGTTCATGCGGATCTATTGCAGTGCTTTAGAAACAATTGTGTTTTAAGGAAGAGGCAAAAAGTTTATGGCAAGAGTCTTTACTGGTAGGGTTGTAATTCCAGGTAACAAAATCGACGAATACTTTGCTGCGCTCCAGACAGCTGAAGCGGCAAGAGCACCTTTCAAACAATCACTAGAACAGCTCAATCAAGAGTTTGCAGATTTTCTAGGTGCTAAGTACGTGGCAAAAACGGTGAGAAAGCATACTGGTATTGTGGATATGTTTATTGAATTTATCTGCCGCTATACCGATGTCGAAAAAATTGACGATATTACAAAGGGAATGGTCAACAGCCAGTTTAGAAGCTGGTATAAGCGCAAGGTATGGGACTCAGCGACAGAGAGCGATCTGCGGGTTGCACTCAAAAAGTTCTTTCAGTTTCTGGCTGCGGAGAAGGGTATTGTCAATCAGAAGGCGTTGGATGCCCTGAAATAGATTATTCTATGCGTATTATTTCTCTGTTTGAGAATCGCACTGCCGTATTGGCAACGATGCATCAAAAAGAAAAAGCGATCGCGCCGCTGTTGGCAAGCGAATTTGGCATGAAAGTAGTTGTTCCCCCTGATTTCAACACGGATCGCTTTGGTACCTTTACCAGAGAGATCGAAAGACCGGGGACTCAAATAGAAGCTGCCAGACTTAAGGCTCGGGAAGCTTTAAATCTAACGGGTGAAACGATCGCGATCGCCAGCGAAGGCAGTTTTTATCCCCATCCCGCCATGCCCCTCATTGCTTGCAATCGCGAAATAGTTTTACTGCGCGATCGCGCTAACGACCTGGAAATTATTGGAGAGGAAATTTCTACGGACACTAACTACCACCACCACCAGGTTGGTACCATTGCCGAAGCGATCGACTTCGCGCAAAAGATTGGTTTTCCCGAACATGGCCTGGTTGTGATGAGCGGCCAAAATGCCACTGCAAAAGATGAGATCGTTAAAGGGATTACAAGCGAGGAAAAGCTAACTCAAGCGATAGAATCCGCTCTCCAGACATCGACGACCAAAACAATTCACCTGGAAACCGATATGAGGGCGATGTACAATCCCACCCGCATGAAAGCGATTGCTCGGGCAACTCTCAATCTCATTGCTAAACTCCATAGCCTTTGTCCGCAATGTTCGACTCCTGGCTTCGATATTGTCAAACGGTTGCCGGGATTGCCTTGCAGTTGGTGCTCCCTGCCCACTTCTCTAATTCGATGTGAAATTTATCAATGCCAAAAATGCCAATACACACAAGAAACTCGATTCCCTAACGGTATAAAAACCGCCGATCCTTCTCATTGTTCCTATTGCAATCCCTAGGATAAAGTACACCTGTAGCGATGCTAATCATTATACGAACGGGGTGCAGGGGTAGAACTCCTGCGTGGGGCGCAGCCCCACAACCCCTTTTTCACAAATCATTTGTGATTGCTATAGCACACCTAATCAATACACCCACAGGAAACATTGCTATGTCAGGCACTAGATCGAAATTTAACACCAACCTTTTAGACCACTCTGCCGCCGTTAGCCTGTGGCAAGTGTGGCAAAAAACTGCCCAAGCCTGTCCCGATACCCTGGCGCTCCACGATCCCCATGCCAAACCCGAAGTGAAGCTGAGCTATCGCGAAGTTGTAGACCAAATAGCAATGTTTGGGGCAGGGCTGCGCTCGATTGGAATTCAATTCGGCGATAAGGTATCGTTAATTGCCGATAACTCGCCGCGCTGGCTGATTGCCGACCAGGGCATCCTGGCGATCGGTGCTGCCAATGCGACGCGCAGCTCGCAGGCAGAGCGTACCGAATTGCTCTACATCATCGAGCATAGCGATAGTATCGCGTTGGTGGTTGAAGATATCGTCACGCTCAAAAAGCTCCAGCCTGACGTGCAGAGTTTGCCTTTGAAAACAATTATTTTGCTCTCGGATGAAACTCCGCCAGAGGGAGCTTACAATTTCAAACAAATTCTGGAGCGAGGTAGCGATTCCCATGGGGATGCGTACCGCCGCGATCTCGGCAACCCTCCCATCGACCGCAATACCTTAGCAACTTTGATCTACACCTCTGGCACCACTGGCAAGCCCAAAGGCGTGATGCTGACGCACGGCAATCTCCTCACGCAAGTCGAAGGCGGCAAGGACATGGTGCAACCGTTCCCAGGCGAAGTTGCCCTATCAATTTTGCCAACCTGGCACTCCTACGAACGGGCTGGCGAGTACTACCTTCTGTCGCAAGGCATGACGCAGATCTACACCAACCTGCGATCGATCAAAGCCGACTTAGTGAAATACAAGCCCCATTTCATGCTGGCAGTTCCTCGCCTATGGGAGAGCGTCTACGAAGGCATTTCCAAGAAATTTGCGGCTGAGTCGCCGTTCAAGCAGGCACTAATTAAATTTTTGCTGGCTGGGAGCCAGAACTACATCAAAGCTCGTCGCATCAAGAACGATCTCAGCCTTGAGGCGGGATCGAAACTGGTAGCGACCTTAAGGGCGGCGGTTCTATCACCTGTATATTGGCTTGCCCAAAAAATTCTGTTCGAGAAAATTCGAGAGGCGGTCGGTGGCAGGGTAAAGTACCTCACCAGTGGTGGTGGTTCTCTCCAGCCTCATATCGATCTGTTCTACGAAATGGCAGGTATAGAAATCATCAACGGCTACGGTCTGACGGAAACATCGCCCATGTTGACGGCGCGCCGACCCCATAGGAATCTACGCGGCACGGCGGGCGTGCCTTTGCGAAATACAGAGATCCAGATCGTCGATCTCGATAGTCGCATTCCTCTAGAGCAGGGCAAAATTGGTCTGGTGATGGCGCGGGGACCGCAAATTATGCAGGGGTACTACAAAAATCCCGAAGCTACTGCTAAGGCGATCGATCCGGACGGCTGGTTCGACACTGGCGATCTGGGCTGGCTGACCGCTAATAACGATCTGATCCTGACCGGACGCGCCAAGGACACCATTGTTTTAACTAATGGTGAAAATATCGAACCCCAAGCGATCGAAGATGCCTGTACGCGCAGCCCGTACATCGATCAAATTGTACTTGTCGGTCAGGATCGCAAGCAGTTAGGAGCCTTAATCGTGGCAAACCTTACCCCCCTCGAAGCTGCAAACATCATTCCACCTGGCGCTCAACTACGGGACGTGCTGGAAATTCTCGCAAGCGACAAGGTGCAGGCAATCTATCGCGAGGAGCTAAATCGGGAAGTCAAAAGCCGCCCCGGCTACACGATTAACGATCGCATCGGCCCCTTTGCCTTTTTACCAGAGCCAATTACGATCGAAAATGGTTTAATGACACAAACCTTTAAAATTCGTCGTAATGTGGTAACCGATCGGAGAGTGTTCAGATTTTTGTGTAAATTGAGTCCTGAAGTACGTATTTACGCTGTTTCAGAGGCTCGATACACAAAATTCCGATCGCACCCACCGATCGCTACCGAGATATTATTGACAAGATGTTTATCTAAAAGTTACCTAGACAATATGGGTTCTATAGATTTTGCTAATCAGCTTCTCGTTAAGCGAGCAGTGAATGTCAAAGTAATCGTGACACCTCGCTGGAAAGACGAAATGCAACAGCAACTTCAGTTCCAGATTTCTCAGGCTGATGGGCAAGTTCAGCAACTAGATATGCAGGGTCAGCGTGCAATCTCGGAAATCGAACGGCAAAGTATTAAGCCACCTGGGCCTGATGTTGCGCGCGAAATTGAGTCAATTCGCTTGGAAGTCAACAGACGCAAGTCAGAAGTGTTAGAGCAGAAAAACCAATTATTGCAGCAACTCAATCAGGTGCAGGTATTGGAACTGGAGCAAGAGGTTAACCAGGGGCAGTTAGACAGCTTCTTTCCTGTTGGTAAAGGTGACAACTTGATCGCCCTGATGCAAGTTGAAGTAGTACTGCGCGATGGTGTCATCGAAGACATCCGGGCGGGGTTCCCAGCAGAAGCAAATTAGACGTTGGGGCTAAAGCGATTTCCAGCAAAAAAATAGCGATCGCCTGTAGGGTGGACATTGTCCACCCTACAAAGTTTTAGCACTGTTGCTACAGCAAACTAATATAGTTATAGCGGTTTTCAGATTGGAGGTGAGCAGGGGGTTTGGGGGCGTTACCACCAAGAAGGGGTTCCACCCCTTCATCTCGTCATTGAAAAACGCTATAACAGATCTGTCTACAGCTATAAATACAATGCGTACAATGCGTAATTTGAGCATTCTGAACTGGAATCATGAAAACAATAATCCCTCATCAAATTGAATGCGCTAGATTACCCATTTCATCTAGCCGCGATCGAGGTTGGGAGACTATCCTGGTTCAGCAATTTCAAAATCCGGCGGGTGAGGGCAACTTTTTACATCACGACGAACACACGCTTTCTTTTTCTCTCTCTCCCCGTCCGGTTCGCATGCAACAAACGCAGGCAGGTAAAACTTTCTCTGGACTGTTCGGGAAAGGTCACATTTCAATTACGCCTGCCCAGGTACCGTTTTTTGCTCGGTGGGATAGCGACGATCGCTATTTGCAGATTCGGATTGCATCTCAATTTATCCAGAATGTTGCCAGAGAAACTATTGACAGTAGCCCCGATCGCTTAGAGCTATTGACAGAATTTCGGGTTCGCGACCCCCAGATCGAAGCGATCGCTATGATGCTCCTCTCTGAACTCCAACAGGAAAATCCAGGCAGCAGACTCTACATCGAATCCTTGGCAAATGTATTGGCCGTACACCTGATCAGACAATATACGGCTGTCAAACCGCATATACCACTCTACGAGGGGGGGCTACCGCAGCGCGAACTCATGCAGGTTTTAGACTACATCCACGCTCATCTAGATCGAGATATTAAACTATCAGATTTAGCAGCACTGCTCGAAATGAGTCAATTTCATTTCAGTCGTTCATTTAAGCAGGCGATCGGCACCACTCCCTACCAATACCTGCTCCAGCAGCGTATAGAACGAGCTAAACAGTTATTAAAGCAATCCGATCGCTCGATCGTGGATATTGCCCTTTCGTGTGGCTTTAACAGTCACAGCCACCTGAGCCAACAGTTTCGCCAGGTTACAGGCATGACT includes:
- a CDS encoding DUF6671 family protein, encoding MRIISLFENRTAVLATMHQKEKAIAPLLASEFGMKVVVPPDFNTDRFGTFTREIERPGTQIEAARLKAREALNLTGETIAIASEGSFYPHPAMPLIACNREIVLLRDRANDLEIIGEEISTDTNYHHHQVGTIAEAIDFAQKIGFPEHGLVVMSGQNATAKDEIVKGITSEEKLTQAIESALQTSTTKTIHLETDMRAMYNPTRMKAIARATLNLIAKLHSLCPQCSTPGFDIVKRLPGLPCSWCSLPTSLIRCEIYQCQKCQYTQETRFPNGIKTADPSHCSYCNP
- a CDS encoding Coq4 family protein — its product is MLFGKSKQLNIDFLSTLKGAVTLLRDPSQTESVYDVEDGLRYSKATQLAVDYVKSKPGVAELIAERYTPPKVDIEALSKLPQDSLGYAYAAYIKESGFDPNFYRQIEVEDDISYVLLRMRQTHDLWHIVAGFTTDVPGELGLKSFELAQTRRTMAVVLLAGGILSTLFKAPESLEYLLDRIAAGYRMGAKAKPFLAQKWEDDWEKPLEAWRTELGVEAMPAYVA
- a CDS encoding helix-turn-helix domain-containing protein; the encoded protein is MKTIIPHQIECARLPISSSRDRGWETILVQQFQNPAGEGNFLHHDEHTLSFSLSPRPVRMQQTQAGKTFSGLFGKGHISITPAQVPFFARWDSDDRYLQIRIASQFIQNVARETIDSSPDRLELLTEFRVRDPQIEAIAMMLLSELQQENPGSRLYIESLANVLAVHLIRQYTAVKPHIPLYEGGLPQRELMQVLDYIHAHLDRDIKLSDLAALLEMSQFHFSRSFKQAIGTTPYQYLLQQRIERAKQLLKQSDRSIVDIALSCGFNSHSHLSQQFRQVTGMTPKTYRAE
- a CDS encoding YlqD family protein, which produces MSGTRSKFNTNLLDHSAAVSLWQVWQKTAQACPDTLALHDPHAKPEVKLSYREVVDQIAMFGAGLRSIGIQFGDKVSLIADNSPRWLIADQGILAIGAANATRSSQAERTELLYIIEHSDSIALVVEDIVTLKKLQPDVQSLPLKTIILLSDETPPEGAYNFKQILERGSDSHGDAYRRDLGNPPIDRNTLATLIYTSGTTGKPKGVMLTHGNLLTQVEGGKDMVQPFPGEVALSILPTWHSYERAGEYYLLSQGMTQIYTNLRSIKADLVKYKPHFMLAVPRLWESVYEGISKKFAAESPFKQALIKFLLAGSQNYIKARRIKNDLSLEAGSKLVATLRAAVLSPVYWLAQKILFEKIREAVGGRVKYLTSGGGSLQPHIDLFYEMAGIEIINGYGLTETSPMLTARRPHRNLRGTAGVPLRNTEIQIVDLDSRIPLEQGKIGLVMARGPQIMQGYYKNPEATAKAIDPDGWFDTGDLGWLTANNDLILTGRAKDTIVLTNGENIEPQAIEDACTRSPYIDQIVLVGQDRKQLGALIVANLTPLEAANIIPPGAQLRDVLEILASDKVQAIYREELNREVKSRPGYTINDRIGPFAFLPEPITIENGLMTQTFKIRRNVVTDRRVFRFLCKLSPEVRIYAVSEARYTKFRSHPPIATEILLTRCLSKSYLDNMGSIDFANQLLVKRAVNVKVIVTPRWKDEMQQQLQFQISQADGQVQQLDMQGQRAISEIERQSIKPPGPDVAREIESIRLEVNRRKSEVLEQKNQLLQQLNQVQVLELEQEVNQGQLDSFFPVGKGDNLIALMQVEVVLRDGVIEDIRAGFPAEAN
- a CDS encoding site-specific integrase — protein: MARVFTGRVVIPGNKIDEYFAALQTAEAARAPFKQSLEQLNQEFADFLGAKYVAKTVRKHTGIVDMFIEFICRYTDVEKIDDITKGMVNSQFRSWYKRKVWDSATESDLRVALKKFFQFLAAEKGIVNQKALDALK